A window of Candidatus Rokuibacteriota bacterium contains these coding sequences:
- a CDS encoding AMP-binding protein, with protein sequence MERIWTRHWAPGVDEAAIRLPAEPLPVFLTRNAERLGDKPALIFYGREVSFAELDEASDRFAGWLQGQGLHPGDRVAIYLEQYRCTVTTLIATVNVAIVNDPRTRQFDLSSLRVCSSGGAPVPAEIARRWEAVTGHKLIEGYGLTETTAPTHSNPLHRPKYGTVGLPLPFTDVRIVSLEDGVREMPPGQPGEIVVRGPMVMKGYWRRPEATAEAIRDGWFYTGDIGRVDEEGYFIIEERKKDMIKASGYSVFPAEVEALMYRHPAIAEVGVVGVPDPYRGEDVLAFVVLKPAARGTVTGQEIVEWCRSEMSVYKAPRHVRLVETLPKTASGKILKRSLREQAAQRT encoded by the coding sequence ATGGAGCGGATCTGGACGCGCCACTGGGCCCCGGGCGTGGACGAGGCGGCGATCCGCCTGCCGGCCGAGCCGCTCCCGGTCTTCCTCACGCGGAACGCCGAGCGCCTGGGCGACAAGCCGGCGCTGATCTTCTACGGCCGGGAGGTCTCCTTCGCTGAGCTCGACGAGGCCAGCGACCGCTTCGCCGGGTGGCTCCAGGGGCAGGGCCTCCATCCCGGCGACCGCGTGGCCATCTACCTCGAGCAGTACCGCTGCACGGTGACGACCTTGATCGCGACGGTCAACGTGGCCATCGTGAATGACCCGCGGACGCGCCAGTTCGACCTCTCCTCGCTCCGCGTCTGCTCCTCCGGCGGCGCGCCCGTGCCGGCCGAGATCGCGCGCCGCTGGGAGGCGGTGACAGGCCACAAGCTCATCGAGGGCTACGGGCTGACCGAGACGACGGCCCCGACGCACAGTAACCCGCTGCACCGGCCGAAGTACGGGACGGTGGGCCTGCCGCTGCCGTTCACGGACGTGCGGATCGTGAGCCTCGAGGACGGGGTGAGGGAGATGCCGCCCGGTCAGCCCGGGGAGATCGTCGTGCGGGGGCCCATGGTGATGAAGGGCTACTGGCGGCGGCCGGAGGCGACGGCGGAGGCCATCCGCGATGGCTGGTTCTACACGGGCGACATCGGGCGCGTGGACGAGGAGGGGTACTTCATCATCGAGGAGCGCAAGAAGGACATGATCAAGGCGTCGGGCTACAGCGTGTTCCCGGCCGAGGTCGAGGCGCTCATGTACCGGCACCCCGCCATCGCCGAGGTGGGCGTGGTCGGGGTGCCGGATCCCTACCGCGGCGAGGACGTGCTGGCCTTCGTGGTGCTCAAGCCCGCTGCCCGGGGCACGGTGACCGGGCAGGAGATCGTCGAGTGGTGCCGGAGCGAGATGTCGGTGTACAAGGCACCGCGCCATGTCCGCCTCGTGGAGACGCTGCCCAAGACCGCCTCCGGCAAGATCCTCAAGCGCTCGCTGCGGGAGCAGGCCGCCCAGCGGACGTGA
- a CDS encoding periplasmic heavy metal sensor, producing MTTLSEMKTRLGRCAAWAAVVLAVLLSTGAEPAVAQGMRHGWGRDGGLALPFLVRAVKLTPEQDARVREILSARRTAVRSTLEQLRQTQRELADKLLAPGEVQAAEIQPQLQQIAQLREQLLQGSAQAALDVRAILTPEQLARAAQVKARMQQLRGEMRQLFEPARP from the coding sequence ATGACCACATTGAGCGAGATGAAGACGAGGCTGGGCCGCTGCGCGGCATGGGCGGCCGTCGTGCTGGCCGTGCTGCTCTCCACCGGCGCCGAGCCGGCCGTGGCCCAGGGCATGCGGCATGGCTGGGGACGGGACGGCGGGCTGGCCCTTCCCTTCCTGGTCCGCGCAGTGAAGCTCACTCCCGAGCAGGACGCCAGGGTGCGGGAGATCCTCTCCGCACGCCGCACCGCGGTGCGGAGCACGCTCGAGCAGCTCCGGCAGACGCAGCGGGAGCTGGCGGACAAGCTGCTGGCCCCTGGAGAGGTCCAAGCCGCGGAGATCCAGCCGCAGCTGCAGCAGATCGCCCAGCTCCGCGAGCAGCTCCTCCAGGGCAGCGCGCAGGCCGCCCTCGATGTCCGCGCGATCCTGACGCCGGAGCAGCTCGCCCGGGCGGCTCAGGTGAAGGCCCGCATGCAGCAGCTCCGGGGAGAGATGCGTCAGCTCTTCGAGCCTGCGCGCCCCTGA